The Episyrphus balteatus chromosome 4, idEpiBalt1.1, whole genome shotgun sequence genome includes a window with the following:
- the LOC129918913 gene encoding death-associated inhibitor of apoptosis 2: MNSEENRLRSFVSWPANAPIDPHRLARGGFYATGNQLETECHWCKKKISDWQYGDQIVARHRRLFPLCMYIINPAESGNIPLINGSVASGNESGNLNNPPPSNNSEEIDLKNEMHRLATFKNWPNPNISPQSLVKAGFYYLNQSDQVKCAWCKGVIAKWEKNDNAFEEHQRFFPDCPRVLLGPLIEIASDGIRDLGIQQISPPKKAKYSSLDARMRTYANWPIPDIQKPEALSQAGFYYQDIDDQVRCFHCNGGLRSWQKEDDPWFDHAKWFPHCQFVKLVMSPQYVTQVQEVARQMSQNNVCETSQEPILPDRPMTLDEAMCTAPVLQALEMGLNAGCVRNATQRQLEIAGRPYETNEELVKAVLGDQLDEDDEVEDYENPMTQQLSRLINSFFGEVRSETRPDATNQMGQTVEREQTNHIPPSTSSSSSNNQLPSECIPSSSHQAPVAIPETLRTAAASIPGPSKWTSESPSKTADSNNEKNLSLEEENRKLKDARLCKVCMDEEVGVVFLPCGHLVTCVQCAPTVSQCPLCRTTIKGFVRTFLS; the protein is encoded by the exons atgaatagcGAAGAGAATCGTTTACGAAGTTTTGTCAGTTGGCCAGCAAATGCTCCAATCGATCCTCATCGATTGGCCAGAGGTGGTTTCTATGCAACTGGCAATCAGCTAGAGACTGAGTGTCATTGGTGCAAAAAGAAGATATCCGATTGGCAATATGGGGATCAG ATAGTGGCAAGACATCGAAGATTGTTTCCACTTTGTATGTACATTATCAATCCAGCGGAATCTGGAAATATTCCCCTAATCAATGGATCTGTAGCAAGTGGAAATGAATCAGGAAACTTGAACAATCCTCCTCCAAGTAACAATAGTGAAGAAATCGATTTGAAGAACGAAATGCATCGTTTGGCGACCTTCAAAAACTGGCCT AATCCAAACATTTCACCACAATCCTTAGTTAAAGCTGGATTTTACTATCTAAATCAATCGGACCAAGTTAAATGTGCCTGGTGCAAGGGAGTTATAGCAAAATGGGAAAAGAATGATAATGCATTCGAAGAGCATCAGAGATTCTTCCCCGACTGCCCTCGAGTTCTTCTCGGTCCATTGATTGAAATTGCTAGCGATGGTATTCGTGACTTGGGTATACAGCAAATTTCGCCACCGAAAAAAGCAAAGTACTCTAGTTTGGATGCTCGTATGCGTACTTATGCGAATTGGCCGATTCCTGATATTCAAAAACCCGAAGCACTCTCCCAAGCTGGTTTCTATTATCAAGATATCGATGATCAAGTTCGATGTTTTCATTGTAATGGAGGTTTGCGATCTTGGCAAAAGGAAGATGATCCTTGGTTTGATCATGCCAAATGGTTTCCCCACTGTCAATTTGTTAAATTAGTTATGAGTCCACAGTATGTGACTCAAGTACAAGAAGTCGCTCGTCAAATGTCACAAAATAATGTTTGCGAAACATCACAAGAACCAATATTGCCCGACAGACCAATGACTTTAGATGAAGCAATGTGCACGGCCCCTGTTCTCCAAGCACTAGAAATGGGTTTAAATGCTGGTTGTGTTCGAAATGCTACTCAGAGGCAATTGGAAATCGCTGGGCGACCATATGAAACCAATGAAGAGCTGGTGAAGGCTGTACTTGGAGACCAATTGGATGAAGATGACGAAGTAGAAGATTATGAGAATCCCATGACTCAGCAATTGTCTCGTCTGATAAATTCTTTCTTTGGAGAAGTCAGATCGGAGACTCGTCCTGATGCAACAAATCAAATGGGTCAAACAGTCGAAAGGGAACAAACTAATCACATTCCACCATCAACTAGCTCTTCGTCATCCAACAATCAACTACCATCAGAATGTATTCCTTCCTCCTCACATCAGGCTCCAGTTGCGATTCCGGAAACTTTGAGAACAGCAGCAGCTTCAATTCCTGGTCCAAGTAAATGGACCTCAGAATCTCCATCAAAAACAGCTGATTCTAACAACGAAAAAAATCTGTCACTAGAAGAGgaaaatcgaaaattaaaaGACGCTCGCCTCTGTAAAGTTTGCATGGACGAAGAAGTCGGTGTTGTATTCTTACCATGCGGACATCTTG TAACATGCGTTCAATGTGCTCCTACAGTTAGCCAGTGCCCGCTTTGTAGAACTACAATCAAAGGATTTGTTCGAACATTCTTATCATGA